Genomic window (Sediminispirochaeta smaragdinae DSM 11293):
GGCGGCCAAAAGCAGGTAACGCCCGGCGGCCGCCTCGCCGAGGCCGAGGCGGTCGGTAAGAAAGAGTGTCATGAAGGGGTGTACGAAACTACCTATCGAATTAATGATCCTGGCGAAAAAGAGAGCGTAAACGCTTTTGGGTAAGCCACGATAGGTACGAAAGAGGGAAACAGGGAGTAGCTGGCCGGGTCTTCCGGAGAGAGCCATGGTGCGGCTCAGACGTTGAAACGGAAATGGACGATGTCCCCGTCTTTGACAACGTACTCCTTTCCCTCGATACGAAGCCGACCGGCGGCCTTTACCTGCTGTTCACTTCCGAGCTCAAAAAGATCGTCACAGTGGTATACTTCCGCCTTGATAAAGCCTTTTTCGAAATCGGTATGGATGACACCGGCGGCCTTTGGGGCGGTGTCCCCCTCGTGAAAGGTCCAGGCCCGGTCCTCATCCGCTCCTGCGGTAAAGAAGGTGCGAAGTCCCAGCATACGATAACCGGTACGAATCAAGCTGTTGAGCCCGCTTTCGGCAAGGCCTGCGGCATCCAAAAACTCATGCTTGTCCTCTTCGCTCTCAAGGGCCGCAATTTCCGCCTCAAGCTTCCCGCAAATGACGACGACCTCGGCCCCTTCTTTCCCGGCAATGCGCTTCACCTCTTCGACAAAGCCGTTTCCTGCAAGGAGTGCATCCTCATCGACATTGCAAACATAGACCTGGGGCTTTAGGGTAATGAGATGAAGATCCCGCATCAGCTCAAGCTCTTCATCCTTCCATTCCCGGCTCCTGGCAGGTTTCCCTTCGGTAAGCAATGCGGAGAGCTCCTCGAGGATCGGAACAAGGGCCGCTGCCCGTTTACCGGACTCGGTCCCCACCGCTTTCATCGCCTTGACGTTTTTCTCCTTTCGGCGCTCAACCGTTTCGAGATCGGCAAGGGCAAGTTCTATATTAATGGTTTCGATATCGGAAGCCGGATTGATGGTTCCGCTGACATGGACGATATCCTCATCCTCAAAACAGCGGACCACATGGGCGATGACCCCGACCTCTCTGATGTGGGACAGGAAGCGGTTGCCGAGCCCCTCCCCTTTACTTGCTCCGGCGACAAGCCCTGCGATGTCGACAAATTCGACAATAGCGGGAACCACCTTCTTAGGGGGAATCAATTCGACGATGTGGTCGAGGCGCGGATCCGGGACCGATACGATGCCAACATTAGGATCGATGGTACAAAAGGGGTAGTTAGCCGCCTCGGCAGGTGCACTGGTCAGTGCAGAGAATATAGTTGATTTACCGACATTCGGCAGTCCGACAATTCCACAGTTCAATCCCATGGCGTTTAAGCTATCGCAAAGCGAAGGGAAATGCAAGTC
Coding sequences:
- the ychF gene encoding redox-regulated ATPase YchF; this translates as MGLNCGIVGLPNVGKSTIFSALTSAPAEAANYPFCTIDPNVGIVSVPDPRLDHIVELIPPKKVVPAIVEFVDIAGLVAGASKGEGLGNRFLSHIREVGVIAHVVRCFEDEDIVHVSGTINPASDIETINIELALADLETVERRKEKNVKAMKAVGTESGKRAAALVPILEELSALLTEGKPARSREWKDEELELMRDLHLITLKPQVYVCNVDEDALLAGNGFVEEVKRIAGKEGAEVVVICGKLEAEIAALESEEDKHEFLDAAGLAESGLNSLIRTGYRMLGLRTFFTAGADEDRAWTFHEGDTAPKAAGVIHTDFEKGFIKAEVYHCDDLFELGSEQQVKAAGRLRIEGKEYVVKDGDIVHFRFNV